CCGCCCAGCCACGAGCGACTCCACTCGACGACGTAGTCGGCCGTCTCGGCGACGCCGGCCGCGTGGTCGGACCGCTCGGCCGCACGTCCGCGGGCGAATCGCTCGACGAAGTCGTCGGCGCCGTCGAGGTCGCTCGGGTAGAGCACGTCGGCGGCGGCCGTCAGCACGTCGAGGTGGCGCCGCTCGAGCGGGTCCGGCGGCGGTCCGGCGTCGGCTCCCGCCGCCGCCGTCTCGTCGGCCCGTGTCGCGTCGTCGTCGGTCGAACACCCCGCCAGCGCGGCGCTGCCGGTGATGCCGGCCGCCGCGAGGGCGGCTATCGCGTCGCGTCGCGTCAGTTCGGTGTCGTCGGTGGTCATGAGTAGTCAAGTGTCGCGTTCGGTCGCGGTCAGGTCGGTCTCCACTGAGACGCCGTCGGGCGCGGTCTCCGGGACGTACGCGGCCGCGCCGCCGCAGGAGCGGACGCCCCGACAGAGTTCGACTTCGGGAGTGAGCGCACGGACCCGGCCGTCGGTCGCGTCGACCGGCAGGTCGAAGCGGTAGGTGAAGCTCCCGCCGGGACCGTAGTCGACGAAGGCGCTCGCGTGGACGGTCTCGACGCCGTCGACCGCTAGCGTCTCCTCGGGCCCGCCGAGCCCCTCGACAGCGACCCGCTCGTCGGTGACGACCAGGCGAAAGTCGACCGACGAGTTCGCGCCGTTCGCGACGCGGTAGAGGCTTCCGTCGTCGGTGCCGACGCGGACGGTGACGCTGTCGGCCCCGGCCGGGACGCCGACGGTCGCGTCCAGCGCCAGCCGATCGCCGCGCACGTCCTCGACGCGCTGGAGGCGGGCCGCGCTGGGTGACCCGTCGTAGGGCGCCCAGCCGCCGCGGTAGGCGTACCGGTGGAGCCGTCGGTCGGGGAACGCGTCGGCCGTCGCGAACGGTCGGTCGTCGATGGCGTAGACCGCCCGGCCGTCGTAGCCGGGGTCGTTGCGCACCGCCTGGAACGGGTGGTTGAGCCAGTTCCCGTACGGGTCCGGCAGCAGGATCAGCGAGTTGACCGGCGGCCCACCTTCGAAGGGCTCGTAGGCCCGCTCGTAGCTGTCGGTCACCTCGGCGTTGCGCTCGACGGGCTCGCGGGCGATGTCGGCCGTGACCGCCCCGACGGCGCCGGCGAGCAGGAGGAGGGCCACAGCGGCCGCGACGCGACCCGCCCGCGCGTCGACCGTCCGGCGGCCGGCGACCGCCGCGCGGACCCGACCGGCTACGGCGAGTACCACGACCGCCGCGAAGGTGGCCGTCGGGAGCAGCAGGTCGAAGTGGTAGTACGGGCCGAGCGCGGACACGAGGCCGTCGCCCGCGGTGTCGAGCCCGCCGAGGACGTTGAAGTTGCCCCAGAAGTAGACGTTGCCGAGCGGGATCGAAACCAGGAGAGCGGCCAGGGGCGCCTGCCGGGCCGTCAGACCGCGACGCGCGGCGACGGCGACGCCGAGGCCGGCCAGCGCCGCGGTGACCAGTCCGCCGGCGATCCACTTCGCGAAGAATATCCAGAGGACCCGCCCGTTGGCTTCCAGCGCCAGCTCGGGCGTGTAGACGACCTCGTGGGAGAGGATGCGTCGCTGGCCGAACCCGAGGCCGTCCAACGGCGCGAACGCCGCGTACGGGAAGGTCAGGGCGTGGCCGGTCACGACGGTGTTGTAGCCCAGGGCGAGGCCGACGCCGACCAACCCGAGCGCCGCCGTCGTCGCCTGTCGGCCGACCGCGTCGGAGCCGCGAACGAGCGCGACCGGGTCGCGGAGCGCGTCCACGCCGACCTCGTCCCGGAGCGTCCACAGCGCGTGGCCGACGAACGGCAGCGCGAACAGGACCGCCGTGTACGGTCGCGCGAAGAAGGCGAGTCCCACTGCAGCGCCCGCTCCCGCGGCCCAGCGCCGACTCTCGGTGCGGTCGGCCCGCAGGTAACAGTAGGCGAAGGCGAGGTTCAGGAAGTGCGTCGGTGCGTACGGCAGGAACACCGACGAGTTGAGGACGAACAGCGGAGACGCGAGCACGAGGACGCCCGCGAGTAGTCCCGTCCGCGCGTCGAAGGCTTCGCGGACGACACCGGCGGCCAGCGCCAGGTTCCCGGCGGCGACGGCGACGAGCGTCAGGCGGTAGCCGCCGAACAGTTCCCCGACGGCGAACATGGCCGCCGGGACGGGCGCGTACTTGGGGTACATCCCCTCGGGGGCGTCGACGAAGAACCACGGTCGCAACACTCCCTCGACCGGCGGGTCGAGGTAGAGCTGGCCCTCCAGCAACATCGCGGCCTGCTGGAGGTAGACGGCCTCGTCGTGGTTCAGCGAGTGGTACGGAAACAGGGTCGTCGAGACGAACCAGACGAGGAGGGCGCCGGCGAGCGCGAGTGCGGCCGTCCCGAGAGTCGCGCTCCGGCGGCGCATCATTCGGCGGGGAACCAGGCCAGGGGGTGGTCGACCCGGAGGTCGACGCGGACGCGCTGGTCCAGCGCGAGGTCGTCGGCGTGGTTGTGCTCGCAGTACACGTGGTCGCCGCCGTCGAGTTGCACCTGGTAGACGAACGAGGGGCCGGTGTACTGGCGGTGGACGATCTCGCCGTTGCCGGGGTCGATCCCCGGTTCGGCCTCGACCGAGTCCCCGTCGGCGGGCGTCGCCACGAGGTCGTCGGGCCGCACCATCACGTCGACGCGGGCGCCGTCGTACTCGCGGCCCAGGCCCTCGATCACGTCCGCCGACAGCGTCCCCAGGTCCGTCTCGACGGACCCCGAATCGAGCGTCCCGGAGACGAAGCCGGCCTGGCCGAGGAACTCGGCGACGAACCGCGACTCGGGCTGCTCGAAGACGACCTCCGGGCGACCGACCTGCTCCACGTCGCCGTCGCTGATGACGGCCACGCGGTCGGAGATCGACAGGGCCTCCTCCTGGTCGTGAGTCACGGAGACGGCCGTGACGCCCGTCTGCTTGATGATCCGTCGGACCTCCTCGCGCATCTCCACGCGGAGGCTCACGTCGAGGTTCGAGAACGGCTCGTCGAGCAGGAGCACGTCCGGCTCCGGCGCGAGCGAGCGGGCGAGCGCGACGCGCTGGCGCTGGCCGCCCGACAGGTCGTCGGGCGAGCCCTCGCGGTAGTCGCTCAGGTTCACCAGGTCCAGCAGTTCCTCGACGCGGGCCTCGC
This DNA window, taken from Halosimplex litoreum, encodes the following:
- a CDS encoding gluconate 2-dehydrogenase subunit 3 family protein — protein: MTTDDTELTRRDAIAALAAAGITGSAALAGCSTDDDATRADETAAAGADAGPPPDPLERRHLDVLTAAADVLYPSDLDGADDFVERFARGRAAERSDHAAGVAETADYVVEWSRSWLGGEFPALEPDRREEALDRIGAREADPDPEGSDAERVRYYVVNELLFALYASPTGGELVGIENPQGHPGGTESYRRGPQ
- a CDS encoding ArnT family glycosyltransferase, which translates into the protein MRRRSATLGTAALALAGALLVWFVSTTLFPYHSLNHDEAVYLQQAAMLLEGQLYLDPPVEGVLRPWFFVDAPEGMYPKYAPVPAAMFAVGELFGGYRLTLVAVAAGNLALAAGVVREAFDARTGLLAGVLVLASPLFVLNSSVFLPYAPTHFLNLAFAYCYLRADRTESRRWAAGAGAAVGLAFFARPYTAVLFALPFVGHALWTLRDEVGVDALRDPVALVRGSDAVGRQATTAALGLVGVGLALGYNTVVTGHALTFPYAAFAPLDGLGFGQRRILSHEVVYTPELALEANGRVLWIFFAKWIAGGLVTAALAGLGVAVAARRGLTARQAPLAALLVSIPLGNVYFWGNFNVLGGLDTAGDGLVSALGPYYHFDLLLPTATFAAVVVLAVAGRVRAAVAGRRTVDARAGRVAAAVALLLLAGAVGAVTADIAREPVERNAEVTDSYERAYEPFEGGPPVNSLILLPDPYGNWLNHPFQAVRNDPGYDGRAVYAIDDRPFATADAFPDRRLHRYAYRGGWAPYDGSPSAARLQRVEDVRGDRLALDATVGVPAGADSVTVRVGTDDGSLYRVANGANSSVDFRLVVTDERVAVEGLGGPEETLAVDGVETVHASAFVDYGPGGSFTYRFDLPVDATDGRVRALTPEVELCRGVRSCGGAAAYVPETAPDGVSVETDLTATERDT
- a CDS encoding ABC transporter ATP-binding protein, whose protein sequence is MIEQTVPSAADDRVRTRDEHDGEPVLDLDGVTREFGQETAVDELSLSVYEGELLTLLGPSGCGKTTTLRLLAGLDSPDGGTIRVDDEVVAGPDAFVAPDDRDVGLVFQSFALFPHLTVGENVAFGIDDWSADDREARVEELLDLVNLSDYREGSPDDLSGGQRQRVALARSLAPEPDVLLLDEPFSNLDVSLRVEMREEVRRIIKQTGVTAVSVTHDQEEALSISDRVAVISDGDVEQVGRPEVVFEQPESRFVAEFLGQAGFVSGTLDSGSVETDLGTLSADVIEGLGREYDGARVDVMVRPDDLVATPADGDSVEAEPGIDPGNGEIVHRQYTGPSFVYQVQLDGGDHVYCEHNHADDLALDQRVRVDLRVDHPLAWFPAE